Within the Thalassotalea ponticola genome, the region CAACGAGCGAATGATACTTCGATACCGTAATTATCAACCAAAAATGCCGCTAAAAGAGCATTCGGAGGCGTACCTACCAAGGTCGCTAAACCGCCAATGGTGGCGGCATAGGCCAAGCCAAGTAATATCGCGATTTGAAATTGGGCTTTTTGCTTATCAGACAGCTGCGGGGTATTTTCGATAATCACCGTTGCAACAGATAACGCGATAGGCATGAGCATCATTGTCGTTGAAGTGTTGGTCATCCACATCGATAACAGCGCGGCAACAACCATAAAACCGAGAATGAGCTTGCGTCCATCAGTACCCGTTTTTTCCAAAATTAACAAGGCAATTCGCTTGTGTAAATTCCAGCGCTCTACCGCTAGCGCCAAAATAAAGGCACCTAGAAATAAATAAATGATCGGATTTGAGTATGGCGCAGCGGCCTCTTTAAGCGAGGCTATATCTAGCATTTCAAATGTTACTATGGGTAAAAAGGCCGTAATCGGCACCGGCACCGCTTCGGTTGACCACCACGTGGCCATCCACAAAGCTACGCCGGCGGTATTCCACGCCACAGGTGACATGGTGGTTTGAGTATCTGCGCTAAGCATCATCAAAACAAAAAACAAAGGCCCGAGTACGAGGCCATAATTTTGATAATTAGCGCGTTCAGCTGAATACGCTAGATGGGTAATTTTTTCGGTCATATGAAACACCAATGGAAATAACAATCAGGCTCCACAGGAGCCTGATTTAACGGAGAGAATGGTTAAAATGCCGCTTTAACTTCTACGTAGTAACCACGACCATAATCATTATGGGCATCTGAGAAGAAGCCAAAGTAACGGTCGGCAAGAGGTGCTCTCTCATCGGTTAAGTTGTTAATACCAAACCGAATTCGCGAATCAACTCCTGATACGGCAAATTTATAATCAATACTGGTGTTATATGTGGTCATTGATGGAATCACATAACGCGTTTCATCAGCAAGGGTCAGTGAGCTTTGATAAAAGCTGCCGATCTTGAACATATTTAATGAAAAGCCCCAGTTATCATTATACCAGCGGAATTTCGCTGAATGGCGTTCATCTTGATTGCCATCTTTGCCAACGAGGTCGGCAAAACCGTCAACAGGGTAATTCGCAGGCAACAGACCAGAAGCTTGAGCATCAACTAAACGCTGTGCCAAACCACCTGCTTTTTGCTCATACTTATCTAAGAATGCGCCGTTGTATTTAAAGTCAAACGTACCAAACTCAGTATCGATATTGTAATACACGCCAATATCGTGACCTTTTACCGTGCGCTTATCGAGATTCGCGTACTGATCGTTAACAAATTTTATCGGACCTGCGGCGCAAATGCCCGCCGCTTGATAAAATTCAGCTTCACCATCATCAACCGCTTCGCGCTGAACCGCATCGTTAAATCCAGCGGTGTCACAACCTTGGTTGCCTTGTTCTAAACGGTACACTAGATCTAACAAGGTGTGATTCTCTTCACCGAACAAACCGATGGTATCTTCTTTTTCAATTGACCAGTAATCTAAGCTCAGCGTTAAGTTTGCTGTCGGTGTCCACACTAAACCAATTGAGGTGTTTTCAGATTGCTCTGGTTTTAATTGATCGCTACCTTGCGCGGTACGCTGAATAGAATTACTGCAATCAAGAGTATCTTGTTCCGGGTCGCCACCAAAATCGGCTGCGTATTGACACACCCAGTCGTTGCGCGTGTTGGTACGCGATACGATATCCTCGTTTACGGTTACCAAATTTGGCGCGCGAAATGCTTCAGACCAAGAGCCTCTCACTAAGACTTGCTCAAGTGGGCGATAACCAAACGCAAACTTACCAACCGTCGCGCTATCATCGATATCGTCAAAGTCTTCATGACGCAGGGCAACTTGCACATCTAAGTTTTCTAATACCGGAACTTGTAACTCGGTAAATAATGACCAGACTTGGCGTTCGCCTTGATTATCTGGGGTTGGGCTTGAATTGACCACATCAGAAACAAATGGGTAAGTATCACCTTCACCGTCGGTAAAGGTTATGGTACCGTCTAAGCGATCATCGCGATCATCTTTAAACGTTTCTTCGCGCCACTCAAAGCCGGCAACAAACGCAACCGAGCCCGCTGGTAATTCGAATAAGTCAAAGTTCGAAAATTTGAAATCAAACGTGGTAAGTTCGGTTTCGCTGATCCGTTTAACATCAATCAAGGCGCGTTCAATATTGCTGTTCACGCCACCTGAGAATGGGTTATAAGCAGCTTCAGTGGGGTCATTCAACGCCTCTTGCATCAAGTTATTTGATACCCTATTGCGGGTAATATCTTGTTTTTCCGCTTTTGAATAAGACACCGCTGTTTCCCAGTCCCAATCGCCAACCATACCGCGCAAGCCTTGCAAAAGGCGATAGGTTTTACCATCGTTATCAACAATCCGCGGTACCTCTGCAAAGCGATAATTGTCAATCAGTAAGTCAAAACCTTCTTCTGGAAAATCACCGGTTAGCTCGCTAGGTAAGCGATTAGGCGACCCTGCCACACCAAATGGGTTGTAGTAATTCTCCGCCGGTACCAATAACTTAGAGCTTGAAAATGAGGCCGTTGGATGACGGTACATATTGGTTTCTGATTTATAGTAGGATAATTCGGTAAAGCTCTCCATACCGTTGTCTAATTGATGATTAACAAATACGAAGGTGTTATAGCGTTGTAGATCAGAACGTAAATCCCTATTTTCATTTAAGTTATATCGGTAAGTTCCTTGACCATCTTCAGCAGCACATGTGGTTTCATTAATCACATACTGACAGCGTTCATCACCAATTGGGTAGGTTTCAAATTCACCGCGTGAGTCAACGAGGCCGTTATCATCTAAGTCGCCTTCATTGTTGGGAACAATGTCAAATTGACCAAAGTTTGAATTGGCGCTGTTGTTGCGAAAACGGGTATCGCCAAACCACAAGGAGTCTTCAGATAAACGATAGCGAAAATCCGAATCAGCCCAGCGTTCGTCGTCTTGTGAATTTATGCGATCGCGATCGTATAAATTGACGAAAGCGCTAATATTGGTTTTGCCACCATTGAAGGTTTTACCCGCTTCTAATGTAAAACTTTGACTACCGCGATCAAAATTATCGTATTCAAAGCCTTTAACTTTTACCGTTACGCCTTCAAAGTCTTTTTTAAGTACGTGGTTAACGACACCTGCAACTGCGTCAGCACCGTAAATCGCAGACGCACCATCACGTAACACCTCAACTTGCTGTAAACCAACAACCGGTATGGTATTTGAGTTAACCGAATTTACCGGAACAAAACTACCGCCAACCTCTTCTGTTTGATACGATGCTGAGTTGACTAAGCGACGGCCATTGAGCAATACCAGGGTATTGCCCGTGCCCAAGTTACGCAAGTTAAACGCACCAATATCACCGCGAGCAGAGTTCACACCCCCGGAAATATTTTCCGCTTCGTTAAAGAAGTTTTGACCATTTTCCGGGATCAAGCTGAGTAACTCATCCCCTGAGTCGACGCCCATTGTTTCAATATCATCACTGTTAATCACTGATACTGCGAGCGCTTCACTGATAGCACCACCGCGAATTTGGCTACCAACCACGGTTATTTTTTCAAGATCTTGTTGAGATTCGGTTGATTGTTGTTCAGCTGTCGCTGTCGACATGTGTAACGCCGTACTGAGCAGTACAGCATTTCGAATCGAAGTTGTTAACTTCGAATATTGGAATGACGTATTTCGAGACATAGCTCTCCCCTGTGAATTTTTCGTTATTATTTTTTTATGGACAGCATAGCCATCAGGCTTTTATCCAATTAACGTAGACGTATCAACGACTAATTCCCCCTATAGGGTGTTTGAATATTTTTCAATCAGTTAGGATGTGGCTGATCTCACAGTGCTGCGAGCGCACCAATTAGACACAGTACTAAACTAATAGTGGCGTAAGTTGGATAGCGACTATTGCTGTGTGTTGGCTGTTGCTGCGGCTCTGTAGACTCCACAGAAACGTGTGGCTGATTATTAAACGCCAGTAACGATAGTGCATCGCCATCGCCAAAATGTGACTTGGCCCAAAATTCTGACAATTCTTCGAAAGCCCATAAATGTGTTGGGTCTTGCTCAATCCACAACTGAAATTTCTGATGTTGCTGTTGCGTTACCTGATCAGAGTCAAATATCGCAATCCAAGTCATTGCTTGATCCGCAATCTCATCAGGAACACCGATAACTAGCCATTCTTCTAACGACACTAAGAGACCTTTTTACTGGTTACCTTGTTTTGTGCACGGGCGTTATTAACTTCCTGCTTATAATGGTTGAAGATAAATTTACGGCATCGTTTGAGCGCTTGGCTAATGTGGTTTTCAACAGTCTTGGTTGATATTGACAGAATCTGAGAAATTTCGGCGTGACTTTTATGTTCGAGCTTGCGCATCATAAATACTTGTTTACAGGCGGGTGGCAGCGTATCAATGGCTTGCATCAATAATTGCTGTTGCTGTTGTTGCTTTAGTTGTTCCTCTGTATCCAGCTGTTCCAATCGAAGTGCATCAGCATCGTACACGGCGCGCAAAGACGAACTAATAACATTGTAATGACGTAGTTTGCTAATCGCCGTATTTCTTGCCATTCGAAACAGTAACGCCTTAGGATAGGTTATTTGCTTACCGCTGTTAACCATTTCCAAAAGTTTCAAATAACACTCTTGCATCACGTCTCGCGCATCATCCTTATTCAGGATAGACATTAATGATGAGAGCAAAGCCGGCTCGACTTGCTTTATCAGCTGCTCAAGCCGTACTTCACCTTTATCACGCTTACCCATTTTATTTAACATTCTTATTATTATCAGCTAGTTAAAAACACTAAAACAAGGCCGTAGTGTTTCTTTATCTGCTCTATATTGACAAACTAATTCAGCATTGGCAAACGTCGCTGTTCTTTGTCGCGTTGCTGATAACAATAATCGATAACGGCTTTGGCCTGTTGTCGGGCCAAACCTAAGTAGGTAGAGGCATCAAAGATATCACTCAACTGTTGTTCGCTTAGCAATGATGCGTGTTGCGATTGCTTGAATGTCGCAGATAACGTCTGTTTAGTTTTTAATGCCGACGTAGCAAGTTGATGCACAAATTTATCGGCGTTGGTTTTACCCAATTGCGGTGCCAATGCAAATGCAAGTCGCTGTGACATGATAAGTCCCTGAGTGCGGTCAATATTGGCTCGCATGGTCTGCTCATTAACTTTTAAATTTGAGATCAGTTTAAATGCATCACTAAGCATTTTTTCACTCTGTATAGATAAGTCTGCGAGGTACTGATTAGTTCTCGACGTGTTGTCCCGCTCAAACGTATTGATCATATCATCAACGATGACTTCAGCCATTCGAGGGATAACGCGCGCATTAAAAATTAGCGCTTCTGACTTACTGGGATTATGTTTATGTGGCATCGTACTGCTGCCTACGACCGACGCCTTTCGAACTTCTTGTGTCTCGCCGATATCGGTCATTTGCAATAAAAATAATTCATTACCTATTTTACCGTAGGTCTTACTTATTAACGCAAGCGTTGTGGCATAATCGGCAAATACGTCACGACTGCCATGCCAATCGTCGATATAGGGTGACGCAGACAATCCGAGCTCGCGGGCGAACTGCTGCTCTAATTGTATAGCTTGATGACCAAGCCCTAAATAGCTACCCACCGCTCCTTTTAAGATCGCTGAACGTTGTAAATCGTCATACACATCGAGCATGCGCTCTATATGACGCCTATTCTCTCCTAGCCAACTCGCCACTTTTTTGCCGAAGGTAATGGGCAATGCGTGCTGCCCCAAGGTGCGACCAATCATCAAGGTATCAAGATGTTGCTCTGCAAGAGCGATCATTTTTAACTCTAAGGCTCGTAAGTCGTCAATAATCAGTAGTGTCGCTTCACTCAGTTGCAGTACTAAGGCAGTATCGTATACATCAACCGTGGTTGCGCCGAAGTGCATATACTGTTCAGCACCGTTATCTAAACGTCGTTGCCAGACGTTCAGCAAGGCAACCATGCGGTGTCGGACTTTTTCATACTCGATTGCGAGCTCTTCCTGGGGAACGTATTGAAGCTCAGCCTTTTTGCTAAGCTCTGCGGCAGCCCATTCGGGAATGATGCCAAGACTCGCCTGAGCTCTGGCAAGCGCACTTTCAATGTTTAAAACAGTTTGAGTCTTGTGGTCAGCGGAAAATACCATGTCGATACTTTGTTTTGCTTCACCTGCCGTTACCTGTCCTGTAAAAACAATGGCTACATATAAAAGTACCCGACTAATCATCTAATGCCTCGCTGTTATAAAAATTATCAATGTTAATGAGCTTAACATGAGACGTTTACCGAATCTTGTTCCCCTATGCACAATATGATTTTTTCTTAATACCCAATACGTTATATCCCAGATCAAAAAAGGCTGCCCGAGGGCAGCCTTTTTCAGTGAGTAAGTAATATAAATTACTTAGCCAACTTTTCTTTGATACGCGCTTTCTTACCAGATAGCTCACGTAGGTAGTAAAGTTTAGCTTGACGTACATCACCGCGACGCTTAACAGTAATTTCCGCTACTAACGGGCTGTGTGTCTGGAATACACGTTCTACACCTTCACCGTTTGAAATCTTACGAACAGTGAAAGAAGAATGCAAACCGCGGTTTTTCTTAGCGATAACAACACCTTCAAACGCTTGAAGACGCTCTTTGTCACCTTCTTTTACTTTAACTTTTACAACTAAAGTATCACCAGGGCCAAACGCTGGTACATCTGATTTCATTTGCTCTTGTTCTAGAGCTTTAATGATATTACTCATAATATTCACCTTTTTTCCTAGATTACACCGAACCGATCACGAGTTATGTTCGGCTTTAATAGCCTGTAACATTTGCTCTTGCTCCTCGGTCAGAGCTAGGTCTTTTAAAAGTTCAGGACGTCGATGCCATGTTCTTGCTAAAGACTGCTGCATGCGCCATTGACGAATGTGTTCGTGATTACCGCTAAGTAGCACTTTCGGTACTGATTTACCATCGAGTACCTCGGGCCTAGTGTAATGAGGGCAATCTAACAACCCATCAGAAAATGAATCCTGCTCGGCTGATTGATTGTGACCTAATACACCTGGCACAAAGCGCGCTACGGCATCGATTAAGGTCATCGCTGGCAATTCGCCACCGGTTAACACAAAATCGCCAACTGACCATTCTTCGTCTACTTCAGACTCGATCAGTCGTTCATCTATCCCTTCATATCGGCCGGCAATTAACACCAACTTTTTATGTTGTGATAGTTCACGTACACCCGCCTGGTCAAGCTTTCGTCCCTGCGGTGAAAGGTAAATTACATGTGCGTCATCACCAGCCGATTGCTTGGCTGCGTGAATGGCATCGCGTAACGGTTGAACCATCATTAACATCCCCGGTCCGCCGCCGTATGGTCGGTCGTCTACCGTGCGATGTTTATCATGGGTAAAGTCCCTTGGATTGATACAATTAAAATCAATCAGGCCTTTGCGAATCGCCCTACCTGTCACCCCAGACTCAGTGATTGCAGTAAACATTTCAGGAAAAAGGCTAATCACCTCTATCCGTAAGTTACTCTCACTCATTGAGTTAGAAACCTGGATCCCAGTCCACGTTAATCTGTTTCGACTCAAGCGACACTGTTTTTATCACTTGGTCTTCTAAATAAGGAATCAAACGTTCCTTCTTGCCAAACGCATCATTGCGATTAGCTTTAACAACAAGTACATCATTTGAGCCAGTTTCCATGATGTCAGTAACGCTGCCAAGGTTGTAACCCGACTCGTTAATAACATCCATACCGATCAAATCACGCCAATAAAACTCACCTTGCGGCAGTTCTGGTAGGGCGTCACTTGCTACCGTAATTTCAGCTCCAGTGCGTAACTGGGCATCATTGCGATCACTCACATCAGTAAATTTGGCTATTAAACCGTTATTGTGACGGCGCCATTCACTAACTTCGACGTTTTGTTGTTTGCCATTGAGGTTTAACACCCAAGGGCTATAATCGAATATTGCTTCAGGATTTTCAGTATAAGAATGAATCTTCAACCATCCCTTGATACCGTAAACAGCACCAATTTTTCCTAGGATAACGTTGTTTTCCATCGCGACTTAATCTCCGTCAACAAATGCTAATTAATTAAGCTTGCGCGTCTTTAACTAGCTTAGCAACACGATCTGAAAGGTTTGCACCTTGACCAACCCAGTGGTTGATGCGATCAAGATCTAAGCGAAGCTTTTCTGCATTACCTTGTGCAGTTGGGTTGAAGAAACCTACTTTCTCGATGAAACGACCATCGCGAGAGTTGCGGCTATCTGCAACAACTACTTGATAAAATGGACGCTTTTTAGCGCCACCACGAGCTAAACGAATGGTTACCATACCGTCCTCTATATATAAATTATAAAACGAATTTTCCAGACACTTTCCTAACCCTTGGGGTTGGAAAAGCTCGCAGATTTTACGCCTTTGTCGAAAAATTGCAACCTAAATAGAAAGATTCAATTAAATTAATCAAAAAAAACACAAGATAAACGGCCAATTCTGAGCTAAAATCGCGCTCCATTTACAGGTTAGTGTCTAATTACTACCAAATTTTAGCAAATTGCTACATATAGGATACAACATCAATGCAAGTCTCTCGCGATAACATAGCAGGCTTACTTCTAGCGTTAAACACGGCGATCATGTGGGGCGTACTGCCGTTAGCGCTGATCAG harbors:
- a CDS encoding TonB-dependent receptor domain-containing protein; this translates as MSRNTSFQYSKLTTSIRNAVLLSTALHMSTATAEQQSTESQQDLEKITVVGSQIRGGAISEALAVSVINSDDIETMGVDSGDELLSLIPENGQNFFNEAENISGGVNSARGDIGAFNLRNLGTGNTLVLLNGRRLVNSASYQTEEVGGSFVPVNSVNSNTIPVVGLQQVEVLRDGASAIYGADAVAGVVNHVLKKDFEGVTVKVKGFEYDNFDRGSQSFTLEAGKTFNGGKTNISAFVNLYDRDRINSQDDERWADSDFRYRLSEDSLWFGDTRFRNNSANSNFGQFDIVPNNEGDLDDNGLVDSRGEFETYPIGDERCQYVINETTCAAEDGQGTYRYNLNENRDLRSDLQRYNTFVFVNHQLDNGMESFTELSYYKSETNMYRHPTASFSSSKLLVPAENYYNPFGVAGSPNRLPSELTGDFPEEGFDLLIDNYRFAEVPRIVDNDGKTYRLLQGLRGMVGDWDWETAVSYSKAEKQDITRNRVSNNLMQEALNDPTEAAYNPFSGGVNSNIERALIDVKRISETELTTFDFKFSNFDLFELPAGSVAFVAGFEWREETFKDDRDDRLDGTITFTDGEGDTYPFVSDVVNSSPTPDNQGERQVWSLFTELQVPVLENLDVQVALRHEDFDDIDDSATVGKFAFGYRPLEQVLVRGSWSEAFRAPNLVTVNEDIVSRTNTRNDWVCQYAADFGGDPEQDTLDCSNSIQRTAQGSDQLKPEQSENTSIGLVWTPTANLTLSLDYWSIEKEDTIGLFGEENHTLLDLVYRLEQGNQGCDTAGFNDAVQREAVDDGEAEFYQAAGICAAGPIKFVNDQYANLDKRTVKGHDIGVYYNIDTEFGTFDFKYNGAFLDKYEQKAGGLAQRLVDAQASGLLPANYPVDGFADLVGKDGNQDERHSAKFRWYNDNWGFSLNMFKIGSFYQSSLTLADETRYVIPSMTTYNTSIDYKFAVSGVDSRIRFGINNLTDERAPLADRYFGFFSDAHNDYGRGYYVEVKAAF
- a CDS encoding FecR/PupR family sigma factor regulator; this encodes MSLEEWLVIGVPDEIADQAMTWIAIFDSDQVTQQQHQKFQLWIEQDPTHLWAFEELSEFWAKSHFGDGDALSLLAFNNQPHVSVESTEPQQQPTHSNSRYPTYATISLVLCLIGALAAL
- a CDS encoding RNA polymerase sigma factor, coding for MGKRDKGEVRLEQLIKQVEPALLSSLMSILNKDDARDVMQECYLKLLEMVNSGKQITYPKALLFRMARNTAISKLRHYNVISSSLRAVYDADALRLEQLDTEEQLKQQQQQQLLMQAIDTLPPACKQVFMMRKLEHKSHAEISQILSISTKTVENHISQALKRCRKFIFNHYKQEVNNARAQNKVTSKKVS
- a CDS encoding lyase family protein encodes the protein MISRVLLYVAIVFTGQVTAGEAKQSIDMVFSADHKTQTVLNIESALARAQASLGIIPEWAAAELSKKAELQYVPQEELAIEYEKVRHRMVALLNVWQRRLDNGAEQYMHFGATTVDVYDTALVLQLSEATLLIIDDLRALELKMIALAEQHLDTLMIGRTLGQHALPITFGKKVASWLGENRRHIERMLDVYDDLQRSAILKGAVGSYLGLGHQAIQLEQQFARELGLSASPYIDDWHGSRDVFADYATTLALISKTYGKIGNELFLLQMTDIGETQEVRKASVVGSSTMPHKHNPSKSEALIFNARVIPRMAEVIVDDMINTFERDNTSRTNQYLADLSIQSEKMLSDAFKLISNLKVNEQTMRANIDRTQGLIMSQRLAFALAPQLGKTNADKFVHQLATSALKTKQTLSATFKQSQHASLLSEQQLSDIFDASTYLGLARQQAKAVIDYCYQQRDKEQRRLPMLN
- the rplS gene encoding 50S ribosomal protein L19, translating into MSNIIKALEQEQMKSDVPAFGPGDTLVVKVKVKEGDKERLQAFEGVVIAKKNRGLHSSFTVRKISNGEGVERVFQTHSPLVAEITVKRRGDVRQAKLYYLRELSGKKARIKEKLAK
- the trmD gene encoding tRNA (guanosine(37)-N1)-methyltransferase TrmD; the encoded protein is MSESNLRIEVISLFPEMFTAITESGVTGRAIRKGLIDFNCINPRDFTHDKHRTVDDRPYGGGPGMLMMVQPLRDAIHAAKQSAGDDAHVIYLSPQGRKLDQAGVRELSQHKKLVLIAGRYEGIDERLIESEVDEEWSVGDFVLTGGELPAMTLIDAVARFVPGVLGHNQSAEQDSFSDGLLDCPHYTRPEVLDGKSVPKVLLSGNHEHIRQWRMQQSLARTWHRRPELLKDLALTEEQEQMLQAIKAEHNS
- the rimM gene encoding ribosome maturation factor RimM (Essential for efficient processing of 16S rRNA), which translates into the protein MENNVILGKIGAVYGIKGWLKIHSYTENPEAIFDYSPWVLNLNGKQQNVEVSEWRRHNNGLIAKFTDVSDRNDAQLRTGAEITVASDALPELPQGEFYWRDLIGMDVINESGYNLGSVTDIMETGSNDVLVVKANRNDAFGKKERLIPYLEDQVIKTVSLESKQINVDWDPGF
- the rpsP gene encoding 30S ribosomal protein S16; this encodes MVTIRLARGGAKKRPFYQVVVADSRNSRDGRFIEKVGFFNPTAQGNAEKLRLDLDRINHWVGQGANLSDRVAKLVKDAQA